The following proteins are encoded in a genomic region of Cyclonatronum proteinivorum:
- the rpmF gene encoding 50S ribosomal protein L32, which produces MAHPKRKTSKARKNKRRTHQKLEDVTLSTCNNCGEVHRAHHACVACGYYRGRQVLAVN; this is translated from the coding sequence ATGGCACATCCAAAGAGAAAAACTTCTAAAGCACGCAAAAACAAACGCAGAACACATCAGAAACTTGAAGATGTAACCCTTTCAACCTGCAACAATTGCGGTGAAGTACATCGTGCACACCATGCCTGCGTTGCTTGCGGCTACTACAGAGGGCGTCAGGTTCTCGCCGTAAACTAA
- the plsX gene encoding phosphate acyltransferase PlsX, protein MLKIAIDAVGGDYYPQNPVKGAIMVLEEREDIHIILLGPEELVQNEIAKQGYSGDRLTVVNAPEIIGMDESPSVALKTKKHSSIAIGLTMHAQGKCDAFFSAGNTGALLGASMFILGKIEGVLRPTIGSIYPSIEGNKLMLDVGANIDVKPEALVQFGIMGKVFVENILGIKNPKLGLMNIGEEEEKGREAVRQAYAMLRERDDFVGNIEGRDVMKAKADVYICDGFVGNLLLKLGESIPENILEIIRRSERAKTLSKEELGLIKSVMLDALAPFDYQLIGGVPFLGINGVSMVGHGGSTPLAIKNSILSAEKIVLKKVNEQIKAALN, encoded by the coding sequence ATGCTGAAAATTGCAATTGATGCCGTCGGGGGTGACTACTATCCGCAAAACCCTGTGAAGGGTGCGATAATGGTTCTCGAAGAGAGAGAAGACATCCATATCATTCTGCTTGGGCCGGAAGAGCTTGTACAGAATGAAATCGCCAAACAGGGGTACAGCGGGGACAGGCTTACTGTTGTCAATGCCCCTGAAATCATTGGCATGGATGAATCTCCGTCAGTAGCCCTGAAAACCAAAAAACATTCCTCTATTGCCATTGGTTTGACCATGCATGCTCAGGGGAAATGTGATGCATTTTTCAGCGCAGGAAACACAGGGGCTTTACTCGGTGCCTCCATGTTTATACTTGGCAAAATTGAGGGCGTACTCAGACCAACCATCGGTAGCATCTATCCTTCTATTGAAGGGAATAAATTGATGCTCGACGTCGGTGCCAACATTGATGTAAAGCCGGAAGCACTCGTTCAGTTTGGTATCATGGGTAAGGTTTTTGTTGAGAACATTCTCGGCATCAAAAACCCCAAGCTCGGTTTGATGAATATTGGCGAAGAAGAAGAAAAAGGCCGTGAAGCCGTACGTCAGGCCTATGCAATGCTCCGGGAACGTGATGACTTTGTGGGTAACATTGAAGGTCGTGATGTCATGAAAGCAAAAGCGGATGTTTATATTTGCGACGGCTTTGTTGGCAACCTCCTTCTGAAACTTGGTGAGTCCATTCCTGAAAACATTCTGGAGATCATTCGCCGGTCTGAGCGTGCTAAAACACTCAGCAAAGAAGAACTCGGCCTGATCAAGTCTGTAATGCTTGATGCGCTCGCGCCTTTTGATTATCAGCTGATTGGCGGCGTTCCTTTTCTCGGCATTAACGGAGTCAGCATGGTCGGCCATGGCGGAAGCACCCCCCTTGCCATTAAAAACTCTATTTTATCTGCCGAAAAGATAGTTCTCAAAAAAGTGAATGAACAGATAAAAGCTGCCCTGAACTAA
- the pfkA gene encoding 6-phosphofructokinase, translating to MKKIGVLTSGGDSPGMNAAIRSVTRAALYKGLEVTGIRYGYQGAIEADFVEMKKLTVSNMIQRGGTILKSARSAEFRTPEGRKKAAENLRSQGIEALVAIGGDGTFQGGTILQQEHGFPVIGIPGTIDNDLSGTDETIGYDTALNTALDAIDKIRDTADAHERMFLVEVMGRDAGFLALETGIACGAELTLLPETLVHIKEVKETLRNILTNKKRSTLVVVAEGDESGGAMELYSNLKEDFSDIDTRVCVLGHIQRGGNPTARDRVLASRLGVAAVNALLDGHVSVMVGVVNNNIKLTPLKSGWSKKKSIQTELLDLTKILK from the coding sequence ATAAAGAAAATTGGGGTACTTACAAGCGGCGGCGACTCCCCTGGAATGAATGCCGCAATTCGTTCGGTAACACGTGCAGCCTTATATAAAGGACTTGAAGTAACCGGTATCAGATACGGATATCAGGGCGCTATAGAGGCAGATTTTGTCGAGATGAAGAAGTTAACTGTCTCGAATATGATACAAAGGGGCGGAACCATACTAAAGTCAGCGCGATCAGCTGAATTCCGGACCCCTGAAGGCCGTAAGAAAGCGGCCGAAAATTTAAGAAGTCAGGGCATTGAAGCGCTGGTAGCTATCGGCGGTGATGGTACATTTCAGGGTGGCACTATCCTGCAGCAGGAACATGGATTTCCGGTTATTGGAATCCCCGGCACCATCGATAACGACCTCAGCGGTACGGATGAAACCATCGGTTACGACACCGCACTCAATACCGCACTCGATGCCATCGATAAGATCAGAGATACAGCCGACGCGCACGAGCGCATGTTTTTGGTTGAAGTGATGGGCCGCGATGCCGGCTTTCTCGCACTTGAAACGGGCATTGCTTGTGGCGCTGAACTCACCCTCCTTCCCGAAACCCTTGTCCATATTAAAGAAGTGAAGGAAACCCTTCGGAATATCCTGACCAACAAAAAGCGCAGTACGCTTGTAGTGGTAGCGGAAGGGGATGAATCCGGCGGTGCCATGGAGCTTTACAGCAACCTGAAAGAGGATTTCAGTGATATCGACACCCGCGTTTGCGTACTCGGTCATATTCAGCGGGGCGGCAACCCCACGGCACGCGACCGCGTTTTGGCCAGCAGACTTGGCGTAGCAGCGGTAAATGCACTCCTCGACGGCCATGTCAGTGTGATGGTCGGCGTTGTAAACAATAATATTAAGCTCACGCCCCTGAAGAGCGGCTGGAGTAAGAAGAAGTCAATCCAAACAGAGTTACTCGATCTCACCAAAATTCTAAAATAA
- a CDS encoding YceD family protein, with product MKFRISDIPDSKSNLQLALDERTFKLEECDHGPVQLNVEFVKMLNTIQVSFEASVTLQLTCDRSLEVFDYPVSVTYKVLFKPNAEPEEDTLQALRPLNTSSNIISIEEEIRDSILLSLPIKKLHPRFLDDDGNPSLFFETFGESPNAETEIEETDDRWAALKKLKNNS from the coding sequence ATGAAATTCAGAATAAGCGACATACCTGACAGTAAATCGAATCTGCAACTTGCGTTGGATGAACGCACGTTCAAACTCGAGGAATGTGATCACGGTCCGGTACAACTGAATGTTGAGTTCGTTAAAATGCTCAACACCATTCAGGTATCCTTTGAAGCTTCAGTTACCCTGCAGCTGACCTGTGACAGAAGCCTTGAGGTATTTGATTATCCGGTATCTGTTACGTACAAAGTTTTATTCAAGCCTAACGCTGAACCTGAAGAAGATACGCTGCAGGCCCTTCGCCCGCTCAACACTTCTTCAAATATTATCTCGATTGAAGAAGAAATCCGCGACAGCATACTGCTAAGCCTCCCGATCAAAAAGCTTCATCCCCGATTTTTGGATGACGATGGAAACCCTTCATTGTTTTTTGAGACCTTTGGAGAGAGCCCAAATGCTGAAACTGAAATCGAAGAAACTGATGACCGTTGGGCAGCTCTAAAAAAGCTAAAGAATAATTCTTAA
- a CDS encoding deoxynucleoside kinase, whose amino-acid sequence MTVSSKKYFTAIAGNIGAGKSSLTGLLSKHFGWKPYYEAVDNNPYLSDFYNDMRRWSFNLQVYFLSSRFKHQKKLMQRDESYIQDRTIYEDVEIFAKNLFQMGLMSERDYENYSSLFEEMTYYLKPPDLLIYLRADVPTLVRQIQQRGRDYETTIRIDYLEGLNKLYEDWIARYPHEKLIIETDALDFVNSNEDLGTVISIVERRLYGLFS is encoded by the coding sequence ATGACCGTTTCTTCAAAAAAATATTTTACTGCGATTGCCGGCAATATCGGAGCCGGTAAATCATCCCTTACCGGGCTTCTGTCCAAACACTTTGGATGGAAGCCCTATTATGAAGCCGTTGATAACAACCCGTATCTCTCGGATTTTTACAACGATATGCGGAGATGGAGTTTTAATCTGCAGGTGTATTTTTTATCGAGCAGATTTAAACATCAGAAAAAACTCATGCAGCGCGATGAGAGCTACATTCAGGACCGCACGATTTATGAAGATGTCGAAATCTTCGCTAAAAACCTGTTTCAGATGGGCCTGATGAGTGAGCGGGATTATGAAAATTACAGCTCCTTATTTGAGGAGATGACTTATTATCTGAAGCCACCTGATTTACTTATCTACCTCCGGGCTGATGTTCCGACGCTGGTGCGGCAAATACAGCAAAGAGGGCGCGACTACGAAACAACCATTCGAATCGACTATCTCGAAGGGCTTAATAAGCTCTATGAGGACTGGATTGCCCGATATCCGCATGAAAAGCTGATTATTGAAACCGACGCGCTCGATTTTGTAAACAGCAATGAAGACCTCGGCACGGTTATTAGCATAGTAGAAAGAAGGCTCTACGGACTTTTTTCATAA
- a CDS encoding beta-ketoacyl-ACP synthase III, which yields MSDRPKATITALGHYLPDYVLTNAELEQLVDTNDEWIKTRTGISERRILKDPDKATAFMGGQVAHEILKKRGIEGSEIDCIIVATVTPDYFFPATACLIQREIKAVNAYGFDVSAACSGFLYALSTGAMLIESGRYKKVMVIGSDKMSSIVDYTDRTTCIIFGDAAAGVLLEPSTDGSGIQDVIQRCDGNEAELLRQEGGGSLNPASHETVDSKKHFIRQEGRIVFKKATESMADVSLEILKRNALSHDDVSWFVPHQANNRIISATAKRMGVSMDKVMVNIDRYGNTTAATIPLCLYEWQDKLKEGDNVILASFGGGFTWGSVYINWGKTF from the coding sequence ATGTCCGACAGACCTAAAGCCACAATAACAGCATTGGGCCACTATTTGCCCGATTATGTACTGACCAATGCAGAGCTCGAGCAGCTTGTTGATACCAATGATGAGTGGATTAAAACCCGAACAGGTATCAGCGAGCGCCGGATTTTAAAAGATCCGGATAAAGCTACCGCATTCATGGGAGGGCAGGTCGCCCATGAAATTCTGAAAAAACGCGGTATCGAAGGTTCTGAGATTGACTGTATTATTGTGGCGACGGTAACTCCTGACTACTTCTTCCCGGCTACAGCCTGCCTCATTCAGCGCGAAATTAAAGCCGTTAACGCCTATGGCTTTGACGTATCTGCAGCCTGTTCCGGCTTCCTTTATGCTTTGTCCACCGGCGCCATGCTGATTGAGTCTGGCCGGTATAAAAAAGTGATGGTGATCGGCTCAGACAAAATGAGTTCTATTGTTGATTACACGGACCGCACGACCTGTATCATTTTTGGAGATGCGGCGGCAGGTGTTCTTTTGGAACCAAGTACGGACGGCAGCGGTATTCAAGACGTAATACAGCGATGCGATGGCAATGAAGCTGAGCTCTTACGTCAGGAAGGCGGGGGCAGCCTCAACCCCGCTTCACATGAGACCGTTGATTCAAAGAAGCATTTTATCCGTCAGGAAGGACGCATCGTTTTCAAAAAAGCTACAGAATCGATGGCCGATGTTTCGCTGGAAATCCTGAAACGCAACGCGCTCAGTCATGATGATGTGAGCTGGTTTGTTCCGCATCAGGCCAACAACCGGATTATCTCTGCCACAGCCAAACGCATGGGTGTCAGCATGGATAAAGTGATGGTCAACATCGACCGGTACGGAAATACTACTGCCGCTACCATCCCGCTTTGCCTGTATGAATGGCAGGACAAGCTTAAGGAAGGGGACAACGTCATCCTGGCATCCTTTGGCGGCGGCTTTACCTGGGGATCAGTTTACATTAATTGGGGGAAAACATTTTGA
- a CDS encoding transglycosylase domain-containing protein: MSDSNLNDDERYLNDPEYRERIRKQFVLKSDRSNASKGDKSPSSKKTKHAVPRRSVPKMLVGIFGGIILVSLIGLAIFISFLVQGLPSIEELENPRTDVASFVLSRDGVVLDSYFVENRRYVTIDEISPHTINALIATEDHRFFDHWGIDMRRTLAIPYHVLRGAPQGGSTITQQLARNLYRSIGREVSVIRKLREMITAIQIERNYTKAEIIEMYLNTVEFSNSAFGIEAAARTHFNKPALELNVEESATLIGTLQAVSFFNPRLNPQNAQRRRNIVLMQMNRHGFLTDDDFTSLVAAPIALDYQRPRQATRQSRYFGEYVRLQVSRWAEENGYDLFRDGLVIRTTIDAHMQRHAERVVEQKVDSLQTIFVNVWGGDNGPDRFMPRYQEQFPHHIDGFLMESGEFQQLIREEGLSREQALQRLRQNRELTHRILRSRMRLESGFVAIEPGTGHVLAWVGGTDFSTIQRDNVSQLRRQAGSTFKPFVYALAIDNGYMPYHEFSRFPVSFRDRSGNVWAPNDIRIAPGPEYVSMRESIARSLNNVTVRMLPELAGAPGTDNLEDLFPAARQIADMARNMGIRSRMEAVPAIALGTAEVNLLELVNSYATFANNGVYMDPLVIMRIEDREGNVLFEAPPQMQQEVMSPLTAYTMIDMMRGVISGGEWGHGTGIRFRNMGIRQDVAGKTGTTNRAVDTWFVSVFPHVVAGSWVGGEDARIRFPQGSVLGQGARTALPIVAEWALRVINDDNGNWSFDAFTQPPGFVPDPPRDQRPQPQDSDNRGRVDW; encoded by the coding sequence ATGAGCGATTCAAACCTGAACGACGACGAACGTTACCTTAATGATCCCGAATACAGGGAGCGAATACGTAAACAGTTTGTTCTGAAATCGGACAGAAGCAATGCTTCTAAGGGAGACAAATCCCCTTCCTCAAAAAAAACGAAGCATGCTGTACCGCGGCGTTCTGTGCCCAAAATGCTTGTGGGAATCTTTGGCGGTATCATTCTGGTAAGCCTGATAGGCCTCGCGATATTTATCAGTTTTTTGGTGCAGGGCCTGCCTTCGATTGAAGAATTGGAAAACCCCCGAACCGACGTTGCTTCCTTTGTGCTGAGCAGGGACGGCGTCGTTTTAGACAGTTATTTCGTTGAAAACCGCCGCTATGTAACCATAGATGAAATCTCTCCCCACACCATCAATGCGCTGATTGCGACCGAAGATCACCGCTTTTTCGATCACTGGGGCATTGACATGCGCCGTACGCTTGCTATTCCGTACCACGTGCTAAGGGGAGCTCCGCAGGGCGGATCAACCATAACACAGCAGCTGGCGCGGAACCTGTACCGCTCTATCGGCAGGGAGGTAAGCGTAATCCGGAAGCTGCGCGAAATGATTACCGCAATTCAGATAGAACGCAACTACACGAAAGCGGAAATCATCGAAATGTATCTCAACACCGTTGAGTTCAGCAACAGCGCTTTCGGCATTGAAGCTGCAGCAAGAACACATTTCAACAAGCCTGCGCTGGAACTTAATGTCGAAGAGTCCGCTACCCTCATTGGTACCCTTCAGGCCGTATCATTCTTCAACCCAAGGCTGAACCCCCAAAATGCGCAGCGACGCAGAAACATCGTGCTCATGCAGATGAACCGCCACGGCTTTCTGACCGATGACGACTTCACTTCCCTGGTTGCCGCTCCTATTGCGCTTGATTATCAGCGGCCGCGGCAGGCAACCCGACAGAGCCGCTATTTCGGTGAATACGTCCGGCTTCAGGTTAGCCGCTGGGCGGAGGAAAACGGCTACGACCTCTTCCGGGACGGGCTTGTTATTCGCACCACCATTGACGCACACATGCAGCGGCATGCAGAGCGTGTTGTCGAGCAAAAAGTTGATTCCCTCCAAACCATTTTCGTAAATGTATGGGGAGGCGACAATGGGCCTGATCGCTTCATGCCGCGATATCAGGAGCAGTTTCCGCACCACATCGACGGCTTCCTGATGGAATCGGGTGAGTTCCAGCAGCTCATCCGTGAAGAAGGACTCAGCAGGGAGCAGGCCCTGCAGCGTCTGCGTCAGAACAGAGAGCTCACGCACCGCATACTCCGCTCCCGAATGCGTCTTGAGTCGGGCTTCGTCGCCATCGAACCCGGTACCGGACACGTCCTTGCATGGGTTGGAGGTACCGACTTTTCTACCATTCAGCGTGATAATGTTTCCCAGCTGCGCAGGCAGGCAGGGTCTACCTTTAAACCATTTGTGTACGCCCTTGCCATTGACAACGGCTACATGCCCTACCACGAATTCTCCAGGTTTCCGGTCAGTTTCCGGGACCGCTCCGGCAATGTATGGGCACCCAACGACATCCGCATTGCCCCCGGTCCGGAATACGTGAGTATGCGCGAATCCATCGCCCGAAGCCTGAACAACGTAACCGTACGCATGCTGCCTGAGCTCGCCGGTGCACCCGGTACCGATAACCTCGAAGATCTGTTTCCCGCCGCCCGACAAATTGCGGACATGGCCCGGAATATGGGCATACGGTCACGCATGGAAGCTGTGCCCGCCATCGCGCTTGGTACGGCAGAAGTAAACCTGCTCGAGCTTGTAAACTCTTACGCCACCTTTGCCAATAACGGTGTTTATATGGACCCCCTCGTCATCATGCGCATTGAAGACCGCGAAGGAAACGTGCTTTTCGAGGCCCCGCCCCAAATGCAGCAGGAGGTTATGAGCCCCTTAACCGCCTACACCATGATCGACATGATGCGCGGCGTGATTTCCGGAGGTGAGTGGGGACACGGCACAGGAATCCGTTTCAGAAACATGGGCATACGGCAGGATGTAGCCGGCAAAACCGGAACTACAAACCGCGCCGTTGATACCTGGTTCGTCAGCGTGTTTCCGCACGTTGTAGCGGGCTCATGGGTTGGCGGAGAAGACGCCCGCATCCGCTTCCCGCAGGGCAGCGTACTGGGGCAGGGTGCCCGTACGGCCCTTCCTATCGTAGCTGAATGGGCCCTGCGCGTAATCAACGATGATAACGGCAACTGGAGCTTCGACGCCTTCACCCAACCCCCGGGCTTCGTCCCAGATCCGCCCCGTGATCAGCGCCCCCAACCTCAGGACAGCGACAACAGAGGGCGGGTAGACTGGTAA
- a CDS encoding NYN domain-containing protein: MKSRQLLIDAHNLMHKHPQIKKTLRQDHLLAMREICRYVSDWCVAQNRRASLIFDGVPQIIPGTYARLKVRFSRERTADEVIIAMLSDEGASQNWSVVTDDTEIRQKAFFYGVDVIRCDPFLGSLKNKIVPGSAGAKQPPKKKKAPVSVKDPGELADPRGLEADVDLFMRLFKERK, encoded by the coding sequence ATGAAAAGTCGTCAGCTGCTTATTGATGCGCACAACCTGATGCACAAACATCCTCAGATCAAAAAAACACTGCGTCAGGATCATCTCCTTGCAATGCGTGAAATCTGCCGTTACGTATCTGATTGGTGTGTTGCTCAAAACAGAAGAGCGTCCCTGATTTTTGACGGCGTGCCTCAAATCATCCCTGGCACTTATGCCCGCCTTAAAGTGCGGTTTTCCCGGGAGCGTACTGCGGATGAGGTCATCATCGCAATGCTTTCAGATGAGGGCGCCTCTCAAAACTGGAGCGTCGTTACCGATGATACGGAAATCCGCCAAAAAGCTTTTTTCTATGGCGTTGATGTGATTCGCTGCGATCCTTTTTTAGGCAGCCTCAAAAATAAGATAGTTCCCGGATCTGCCGGCGCGAAACAGCCTCCTAAAAAAAAGAAGGCTCCGGTGTCCGTTAAAGATCCTGGTGAGCTTGCTGATCCCAGGGGTCTCGAAGCTGATGTTGATTTGTTTATGCGTCTGTTTAAAGAGAGAAAATGA
- a CDS encoding UDP-2,3-diacylglucosamine diphosphatase encodes MSEEVTPCAGDYVFVSDVHLGGFEVAENERIERNMLELLRHVEENKLRLVIAGDLFDYWMDYRNQWPRIFDRVLEAFQGFHERTQTSTLFITGNHDNWTGPKLPEIGFELEHEYRILEIEQRKVLVMHGDGLSDPDMKLPRPAFHRFLRNPYFIKLYQFFFPPAAGIELMRQFSKKSKLRDYMLRPDNKPRMLDVWATEFLKADNKADVLLCGHHHNAIHLKVGTREYLNLGNFGFGETLALHTKEGFALVKWDCANRRFQHLKTAITV; translated from the coding sequence ATGAGCGAAGAAGTGACGCCCTGTGCGGGCGATTATGTGTTTGTATCGGATGTGCACCTTGGCGGATTTGAAGTAGCGGAAAATGAGCGGATTGAGAGAAATATGCTCGAACTCCTCCGGCATGTGGAGGAAAACAAGCTCAGACTGGTGATAGCCGGAGATCTGTTTGATTACTGGATGGATTACCGCAACCAATGGCCTCGCATTTTTGACCGCGTGCTTGAAGCTTTTCAGGGGTTTCACGAACGTACCCAAACGTCAACCCTTTTCATAACCGGCAATCATGACAACTGGACGGGTCCGAAGCTACCGGAGATCGGATTTGAACTTGAGCATGAATACCGGATTCTTGAAATTGAACAGCGTAAAGTTTTGGTGATGCACGGTGATGGGCTGTCTGATCCGGATATGAAGCTTCCAAGGCCCGCGTTTCACCGCTTCCTCAGAAATCCGTATTTTATAAAATTATACCAATTTTTTTTCCCCCCGGCTGCCGGCATTGAGCTCATGCGCCAATTTTCTAAAAAGTCAAAGCTGCGCGATTATATGCTACGACCTGATAACAAGCCCCGCATGCTTGATGTCTGGGCTACTGAGTTTCTTAAAGCGGATAATAAAGCTGATGTATTGCTCTGTGGTCATCATCATAATGCCATCCATTTAAAGGTGGGAACACGCGAATACCTCAACCTTGGCAATTTTGGCTTTGGGGAAACTTTAGCGCTACACACAAAAGAAGGCTTCGCACTCGTTAAGTGGGACTGTGCCAACCGTAGATTTCAACATTTAAAAACTGCCATCACCGTATGA
- a CDS encoding glucose-6-phosphate isomerase, whose protein sequence is MIRFDFEHAHSFVSDDALSSAKKRAEESFKQVQTQTGPGPEWLGWRSILAQPNDALLSEIDGLATAIRQEADVFIVCGIGGSYLGAKAVIDALCPFFGGKGPEILYAGHHMSGRYLSELMEYLKTPKADGTTKKVFVNVISKSGTTTETALAFRVIRSWIHETFEQPEKHIICTTSATGGALNKIIDANGYKKFVLPDDVGGRFSVLTPVGLLPIAVAGIDIRALFYGAVSAFNETEQSPDALLTYAATRLALYEQGKMMDMIASFEPELSGMGGWMQQLYGESEGKNGKGMFPVLLGYSTDLHSVGQMVQEGQRNMIETFLVVDKPGKTVTVAAEEDDADGLNYLSGKDFHYINGKAYLGTREAHVEGGVPCLSIHFEKLDEEHIGRFIYLCEIAIAVYVYCLNENPFDQPGVEAYKKAMFRLLGKPGF, encoded by the coding sequence ATGATTCGATTTGATTTTGAGCATGCGCATTCCTTTGTAAGTGATGATGCGCTGTCATCCGCAAAAAAACGCGCTGAAGAATCCTTTAAGCAAGTCCAAACACAGACTGGTCCTGGCCCGGAATGGCTGGGATGGAGAAGCATACTCGCACAGCCCAATGATGCCCTTCTCAGCGAAATTGACGGACTTGCAACAGCCATCCGTCAGGAAGCAGACGTATTTATTGTATGTGGTATCGGCGGTTCCTATCTCGGCGCCAAAGCAGTTATTGACGCGCTTTGCCCCTTTTTTGGGGGTAAAGGACCCGAGATTCTCTATGCCGGACATCACATGAGCGGTCGCTACCTGAGCGAGCTTATGGAATACCTGAAAACCCCAAAAGCTGATGGTACAACCAAAAAGGTTTTCGTAAACGTAATCTCAAAATCAGGTACAACTACCGAAACGGCCTTAGCCTTCCGCGTGATCCGAAGCTGGATTCACGAGACCTTCGAGCAGCCTGAAAAACATATTATCTGCACCACGAGTGCAACTGGCGGCGCACTAAATAAGATCATTGATGCCAATGGCTACAAAAAATTTGTCCTTCCGGATGATGTCGGGGGACGTTTCTCGGTACTCACGCCCGTTGGCTTACTCCCGATAGCTGTAGCCGGTATTGATATTCGTGCCCTGTTCTATGGCGCTGTCTCCGCTTTCAACGAAACCGAACAAAGCCCGGACGCTCTCCTAACCTATGCCGCAACCCGTCTCGCCCTCTATGAGCAGGGCAAAATGATGGATATGATTGCGAGTTTTGAGCCCGAGCTTTCCGGCATGGGCGGCTGGATGCAGCAGCTTTACGGTGAAAGTGAAGGTAAAAACGGCAAAGGCATGTTCCCGGTCCTGCTCGGCTATTCCACCGACCTTCACAGTGTTGGTCAAATGGTACAGGAAGGGCAGCGTAACATGATTGAAACCTTCCTGGTGGTTGACAAGCCCGGTAAAACGGTAACCGTTGCTGCCGAGGAAGATGATGCCGACGGCCTGAACTACTTAAGCGGGAAGGATTTCCACTACATCAACGGGAAAGCATACCTGGGGACGCGTGAGGCCCATGTAGAAGGCGGCGTACCTTGTCTCAGTATTCACTTTGAAAAGCTGGATGAAGAGCACATTGGCCGCTTCATCTATCTGTGCGAAATCGCGATTGCGGTTTACGTGTACTGCCTGAACGAGAATCCGTTTGATCAGCCCGGGGTTGAAGCTTACAAAAAAGCAATGTTCAGGCTGCTCGGCAAACCGGGATTCTGA
- a CDS encoding polyprenyl synthetase family protein, whose protein sequence is MESNSQLQGGIMERDTDKITLDDLRRPVGSELKAFRTFFRQELKTDVFLLDQMIRYLHRMKGKELRPILVLYAARLCGGINERTFRAATMIELLHTATLIHDDVVDDAEQRRGLLSINQVWKNKASILLGDFLLSKGLLVSLEADEFELLKIMSKAVKAMSEGELRQLKASKLQNMTEQKYFEIIRDKTASLLAACTESGAASASADPAEVQLMREIGLDLGIAFQIRDDLFDYGVDNVGKPLGNDIREKKITLPFIKALETCSFLERQKWKLRFRKEHKSTGEVAKITSFVHESGGFEAAASDMETYSRRALANLGKFPPTQARDDMEQLITYITSRKK, encoded by the coding sequence GTGGAATCCAATAGTCAATTACAGGGCGGTATAATGGAGCGCGATACCGACAAAATTACGCTCGATGATCTGCGTCGTCCGGTCGGCAGTGAGCTGAAAGCATTCCGGACTTTCTTCAGACAGGAGCTTAAAACAGATGTGTTTTTGCTGGATCAGATGATCCGGTACCTGCACCGCATGAAGGGTAAGGAACTCAGGCCGATTTTGGTGCTGTATGCGGCGCGGCTTTGCGGCGGCATCAATGAGCGGACCTTTCGGGCTGCAACCATGATAGAACTGCTGCACACGGCTACGCTCATTCACGATGATGTAGTAGATGACGCCGAACAGCGCAGAGGATTGCTTAGTATCAATCAGGTCTGGAAAAACAAGGCAAGCATACTGCTTGGAGATTTTCTCCTTTCAAAAGGTCTGCTTGTATCACTTGAGGCCGATGAGTTTGAACTCCTTAAAATCATGTCTAAGGCTGTCAAAGCCATGAGCGAAGGGGAATTGCGGCAGCTTAAAGCCTCAAAGCTCCAGAATATGACCGAGCAGAAATACTTTGAAATCATCAGAGATAAGACAGCAAGTCTGCTCGCTGCCTGTACGGAAAGCGGCGCTGCTTCAGCTTCTGCGGATCCGGCAGAGGTGCAACTCATGCGGGAAATAGGACTTGATCTTGGCATTGCCTTTCAGATCCGGGATGACCTCTTTGATTATGGCGTCGACAATGTTGGAAAACCGCTTGGTAATGATATTCGCGAGAAAAAAATTACGCTTCCTTTCATAAAAGCTTTGGAAACCTGCTCCTTTCTTGAGCGGCAGAAGTGGAAGCTCCGCTTTAGAAAAGAGCATAAATCAACCGGTGAAGTTGCAAAAATAACAAGCTTTGTGCATGAAAGCGGAGGGTTCGAAGCCGCGGCTTCTGATATGGAAACATACAGCAGGCGGGCCTTGGCGAATCTTGGTAAATTCCCGCCTACGCAAGCTCGGGATGATATGGAACAGCTGATTACCTACATCACAAGCAGAAAAAAATAG